In Agrobacterium sp. RAC06, a single window of DNA contains:
- the ngg gene encoding N-acetylglutaminylglutamine synthetase, with protein sequence MSKAEKKPATQPRKARRGNALSHRLTRLRTPGGSGQGAASRTCEPDARNRNVALDCGWGRLLFTPTFEAYTDLLEALREEAPDTRDIAFHVGDPHVLLAQAPQEIFLDPSHTFRLDLSTYRAGGRRPKGVTIRRFSSESDAAGINAVYASCGMVQVREDFFTGERDNRPVTYFVAQDDLTGEIVGTVTGIDHHRMFDDPERGASLWCLAVHPQARQPGIGEGLVRILAEHFQARGLAYLDLSVLHDNDKAIGLYEKLGFRRVPLFAVKRKNAINEKFFAQPVEGYEALNPYARLIVDEALRRGIHVEVTDPEGGFFRLSHGGRSIHCRESLSDLTSSVAMSICDDKAVTRRFAQTAGLTVPEQLSADAPEDEKHAFLEKHGKLVVKPARGEQGRGISVGISSMDALQAAIRQARQVCDRVLLEACFEGEDLRLVVIDYKLVAAAVRRPPRVIGDGRSPIRRLIEQQSRRRAAATGGESRIPVDAETKRCLAEQDLDLDSVLEEGREITVRKAANLHTGGTIHDVTATVHPDLVDAACRIAKAIKIPVVGIDFMVHDPAKPDYVFIEANERPGLANHEPQPTAECFIQLLFPGSRARERRNA encoded by the coding sequence GTGAGCAAGGCAGAGAAGAAGCCCGCCACCCAGCCGCGCAAGGCGCGTCGCGGCAACGCGCTATCGCATCGGCTGACGCGCCTCAGAACCCCTGGCGGCAGTGGCCAGGGGGCAGCCAGCCGTACTTGCGAACCGGATGCACGCAACCGCAACGTCGCCCTCGATTGCGGCTGGGGTCGGCTTCTTTTCACACCGACCTTCGAGGCCTATACCGACCTCCTCGAAGCGCTCCGCGAAGAAGCCCCCGACACGCGCGACATCGCCTTTCACGTCGGCGATCCCCATGTCCTGCTCGCCCAGGCACCGCAGGAGATCTTCCTCGATCCGTCCCACACCTTTAGGCTCGATCTCTCCACCTATCGCGCCGGAGGCCGCCGCCCCAAGGGCGTCACCATCAGGCGTTTCTCCTCGGAAAGCGATGCGGCGGGTATCAATGCGGTCTATGCCAGCTGCGGCATGGTCCAGGTGCGCGAGGACTTCTTCACCGGCGAGCGTGACAACAGGCCGGTCACCTATTTCGTCGCGCAGGACGATCTGACCGGCGAGATCGTCGGAACCGTCACCGGCATCGACCATCACCGCATGTTCGACGACCCGGAGCGCGGCGCCTCGCTCTGGTGCCTCGCCGTCCACCCGCAAGCCCGCCAGCCGGGCATCGGCGAGGGCCTTGTGCGTATCCTCGCCGAACATTTCCAGGCGCGGGGCCTCGCCTATCTCGATCTCTCCGTCCTGCATGACAACGACAAAGCGATCGGCCTCTACGAGAAGCTCGGCTTCCGCCGGGTGCCGCTCTTTGCCGTCAAGCGCAAGAATGCCATCAACGAGAAGTTCTTCGCCCAGCCGGTCGAGGGCTACGAGGCGCTCAACCCCTATGCCCGTCTGATCGTTGACGAGGCGCTCCGCCGCGGCATCCATGTCGAGGTGACCGATCCCGAAGGCGGCTTCTTCCGTCTGAGCCATGGCGGGCGCAGCATCCATTGCCGCGAAAGCCTCTCGGACCTCACCTCATCGGTCGCGATGTCGATCTGCGACGACAAGGCCGTCACCCGCCGCTTCGCCCAGACGGCGGGTCTCACAGTCCCCGAACAGCTCTCCGCAGACGCCCCCGAGGACGAAAAGCACGCCTTTCTCGAAAAACACGGCAAGCTGGTGGTGAAGCCCGCCCGCGGCGAACAGGGCCGGGGCATTTCGGTCGGCATTTCCTCGATGGACGCCCTGCAGGCCGCCATCCGTCAGGCCCGCCAGGTCTGCGACCGCGTGCTTCTGGAAGCCTGTTTCGAAGGGGAAGACCTCCGCCTCGTCGTCATCGACTACAAGCTCGTCGCCGCCGCCGTGCGTCGCCCGCCCCGCGTGATTGGTGATGGCCGCTCGCCGATCCGCAGGCTGATCGAACAGCAGTCCCGTCGTCGCGCTGCCGCAACCGGTGGCGAAAGCCGGATTCCTGTTGATGCCGAGACGAAGCGATGCCTCGCCGAGCAGGACCTCGATCTCGACAGCGTGCTCGAAGAGGGCCGCGAAATCACCGTCCGCAAGGCTGCCAATCTCCACACCGGCGGCACGATCCACGACGTCACCGCGACTGTCCATCCTGACCTCGTCGATGCCGCCTGCCGGATCGCCAAGGCCATCAAGATTCCGGTCGTCGGCATCGATTTCATGGTCCATGATCCTGCAAAACCGGACTACGTGTTCATTGAAGCCAATGAGCGGCCCGGGCTTGCCAATCACGAGCCGCAGCCAACGGCCGAATGCTTCATCCAGCTGCTGT